From one Catharus ustulatus isolate bCatUst1 chromosome 1, bCatUst1.pri.v2, whole genome shotgun sequence genomic stretch:
- the GHRHR gene encoding growth hormone-releasing hormone receptor — MNSCSLYHCALHTLSLAVLVAGSVHPECDFMVELKKKEAECLEVPQEHGNATSPGCKRTWDKLLCWPEADAGEVLSLPCPNILFHFMKEPAGMIKRNCTKKGWSDPFPPYHVACPVEDEIPLEEQSYFSTIKIIYTVGYSVSITSLTIAVTVLIAFRRLRCPRNYIHVQLFFTFILKAIAIFIKDAVLFQEEGIDHCSFSTTQCKISVVFCHYFMMTNFMWLLVEALYLNCLLLSSLSHGRRYFWWLVLFGWGFPTLFTFIWILTKFYFEDTACWDINQGSPYWWLIKGPIIISVGVNFVLFINIIRILLKKLDPRQINFNNSSQYRRLSRSTLLLIPLFGTHYIIFNFLPEYTSLGLRLYLELCIGSFQGFIVAVLYCFLNQEVQTEIGRRWHGKRCRFVPVWRRSRWTVPSSSGVKISTSVC, encoded by the exons GTTGCTGGAAGTGTCCACCCAGAATGTGATTTTATGGTAGagctgaagaaaaaggaggCTGAATGTCTGGAGGTCCCACAGGAGCATGGAAATGCAACATCACCAG GTTGCAAGAGAACTTGGGACAAATTGCTGTGCTGGCCCGAGGCAGATGCTGGAGAGGTTCTTTCCTTACCATGTCCAAACATCCTCTTCCACTTCATGAAGGAGCCAG CTGGGATGATAAAACGAAACTGCACCAAAAAGGGCTGGTCTGACCCATTCCCTCCCTACCATGTGGCCTGCCCAGTGGAAGACGAGATTCCTCTCGAAGAA CAATCTTACTTTTCTACCATAAAGATCATTTACACTGTGGGATACAGCGTGTCCATCACCTCCCTCACCATTGCTGTGACAGTTCTTATTGCATTCAG gAGGCTTCGCTGTCCCAGGAATTATATCCATGTACAGCTCTTTTTTACATTCATCTTAAAGGCTATTGCCATTTTCATTAAGGATGCTGTCCTTTTCCAGGAGGAGGGCATTGATCACTGCAGCTTCTCTACA ACCCAATGCAAGATCTCCGTGGTTTTCTGTCACTACTTCATGATGACCAATTTCATGTGGTTGCTGGTGGAGGCTCTGTACCTAAACTGCCTGCTGCTCTCATCCCTTTCTCATGGGAGAAGATATTTTTGGTGGCTGGTTCTCTTTGGCTGGG GTTTTCCAACACTTTTCACCTTTATATGGATATTGACAAAATTCTACTTTGAAGACACAGC ATGCTGGGATATTAATCAAGGCTCTCCTTATTGGTGGCTAATCAAAGGACCAATTATAATTTCTGTGGGG GTCAATTTTGTCCTATTTATCAACATCATAagaattttgctgaaaaaacTAGACCCTAGACAAATCAACTTCAATAATTCTTCTCAGTACAG ACGCCTCTCAAGGTCAACTCTGCTTCTAATTCCATTATTTGGAACCCATTACATCATCTTCAACTTCCTCCCAGAATACACCAGCCTGGGTCTTCGGCTTTACTTGGAGCTCTGCATTGGATCTTTCCAG GGTTTTATTGTGGCAGTTCTCTACTGTTTCCTGAACCAAGAG GTGCAAACGGAGATCGGGCGGAGGTGGCACGGGAAGAGGTGCAGGTTTGTGCCTgtgtggaggaggagcaggtggACTGTgccatccagctctggggtgaaAATCAGCACATCTGTGTGCTGA